A single genomic interval of Brassica oleracea var. oleracea cultivar TO1000 unplaced genomic scaffold, BOL UnpScaffold01653, whole genome shotgun sequence harbors:
- the LOC106321439 gene encoding mucin-1-like, with amino-acid sequence KQSPDHPQISQYTVGSTAIASVSPDHIGISQYTVGSTAIASVSPDHIGISQYTVGSTAFDSVSPDHIGISQYTVGSTAIASVSPDHIGISQYTVGSTAIASVSPDHIGISQYTVGSTAIASVSPDHIGISQYTVGSTAIASVSPDHIGISQYTVGSTAIASVSPDHIGISQYTVGSTAIASVSPDHIGISQYTVGSTAIASVSPDHIGISQYTVGSTAFDSVSPDHIGISQYTVGWLDLQPAIHSDSTPASLAFLKQSLITPGSVSTQSAGLISNQPSIQSVLFTATLPSNYPVPVQVSVNSIPIHQDSAQ; translated from the coding sequence AAACAGTCACCTGATCACCCCCAGATCAGTCAGTACACAGTCGGCTCCACAGCCATCGCTTCAGTCAGTCCTGATCACATCGGGATCAGTCAGTACACAGTCGGCTCCACAGCCATCGCTTCAGTCAGTCCTGATCACATCGGGATCAGTCAGTACACAGTCGGCTCCACAGCCTTCGATTCAGTAAGTCCTGATCACATCGGGATCAGTCAGTACACAGTCGGCTCCACAGCCATCGCTTCAGTCAGTCCTGATCACATCGGGATCAGTCAGTACACAGTCGGCTCCACAGCCATCGCTTCAGTCAGTCCTGATCACATCGGGATCAGTCAGTACACAGTCGGCTCCACAGCCATCGCTTCAGTCAGTCCTGATCACATCGGGATCAGTCAGTACACAGTCGGCTCCACAGCCATCGCTTCAGTCAGTCCTGATCACATCGGGATCAGTCAGTACACAGTCGGCTCCACAGCCATCGCTTCAGTCAGTCCTGATCACATCGGGATCAGTCAGTACACAGTCGGCTCCACAGCCATCGCTTCAGTCAGTCCTGATCACATCGGGATCAGTCAGTACACAGTCGGCTCCACAGCCATCGCTTCAGTCAGTCCTGATCACATCGGGATCAGTCAGTACACAGTCGGCTCCACAGCCTTCGATTCAGTAAGTCCTGATCACATCGGGATCAGTCAGTACACAGTCGGCTGGCTTGACCTCCAACCAGCCATCCATTCAGACAGTACGCCAGCCTCGCTAGCGTTCCTGAAACAGTCACTGATCACACCTGGATCAGTCAGTACACAGTCGGCTGGCTTGATCTCCAACCAGCCATCCATTCAGTCAGTTCTCTTCACGGCTACCCTGCCATCGAACTATCCAGTTCCAGTACAAGTCTCAGTCAATTCAATACCGATCCATCAAGACTCGGCTCAATGA